The Zygotorulaspora mrakii chromosome 6, complete sequence genome includes the window AGCCTTTCCAGCAACAGTCTCCTTTGAGTCGTTGCCGGACCAACGTGTGAGGTTCGGAAAAAACCCTCCATCCTCAATATTACAGAAGTTGAGTAGTCCATCAGATATATCACATGTGGAGTACTTGGATAACTCCTCACAAACAACTCCCATTATAGTGATATCGGTGACAAGATATTTGCGTCCTCACGTGAAAGTTTAAAATCAGCTTGATATGTAAGCCTTGTTTGATCACTGTGAAATTGTATATGttatttcaaatgattcGATCTTTACCTTCTTATATGTTAACCTTTATGAGTGGCGGAGGTCTTCAGATAAGAGAGTGCCTAGGGGCGACAAATGCGAGTCAAAGGAAATCATCACcagaaataaaaacaacgcaaaatgaatcaaataagagccattcaaaaaatcaatgaagCCGAACTACAGAACGGTATTCTCAAATCTGAAGTATCTTGGCACAACGAATACAAGAACCAGGCGTACGTATTCATTGGTGGACTTAGTACTCTTTTAACGGAGGCAGATATCTTGACtattttttcacaatttgGTGTCCCAGTTGACATTTTCCTAGTTAGAGATCAAGAAACTGGAGATTCTAAGGGTTTTGCTTATTTAAAGTATGAGGATCAAAGGTCAACGATCCTCGCAATTGATAATTTAAACGGTGCTACTATAGCGGGAAGAGCAATAAAGGTAGATCACGCCATGTACACACCAAACAGTAATTATCAGCGATATCGAGAAGCTGTACAACAAGAGTTGAGGAGAGACAAAGTGGAAGTACCTGCAGATCTTCGCATAGGAGAACAAAAGGAACGAAATGCGGATGACGATAATGACGCTTTCTCTGATCCAATGGCCGGATTTGCTAGCGATAAGTAACAAGTGAAATCGATATGAGACAGtctaattttgaaaatatacTAGATTTACATATAGATTATTTATACTCTTGAAAGGTGATTACCATTTGTAAACTCAAAAGGGGCCCAAGATATGTGCCATtagaaatttttcacatAGAAGGAAGTGGAGGAGGTGGAGGAATACCGGATGGTGGAGCACCATGATCTTCTGATGCGACTGAGTCAGGAATAGATAGCAAGTCGTCGGAGTCATCTCCGCCACTCTCTTCTCCTGAAGCAGTCTGTGCTTGATTCGTAGGAAGCAGCGGAGGTGGAGCCATGAAAGATGAGGGCGCATTGGTTTGAGTTGATGAGGAAGCAGCAGACGTGGGCTCCACTTCGACAAACTTATCAGCAGCCGGTGGCATAGGAGCTATAGGGACTGGAGTCTCTTGGTTACTCCCAACTTGTGGTAGCGGGGGAGCTATGGGTACCGGCGGAGCCGAGGTACTCCCAACTTGTGGTATCGGTGGGGCGATAGGTACTGGTGAACTGACTTTCGCGACAACATTTTCATTGCTACTCACATAGGGAACAGCAGTTGATAGCACTGGAGACGAAATTGCTGTACTATCAGGTTGAAAGGATTTCTTGGAAGTAGCATTTTCTTCTACTTTAATTGTTGATGAAGCGGGaagtttttgattttcgGGCTCACCGTCAGACCaatcgtcatcatcattatgGTCTAAGCCTCTTTGCAACCTACGTTGCACTTCCGCCGCTCTCGAATCGAATGAAGAAGTCGTCGAACCACtctgtttgaaaaaagggTTTGGACCGCCCGTACCTGTGGGCGCCACATTTGCAGACGAATGCTGACTTTGCACATTCAAAACCGAAGTTCTACTGTCGTTTAAAGGTACGGTATTCTGACCGCCAACGGATTTGTAAATCGGGACAGACTCTGCTCCTTCATCATCGGAACTCTCAGCTTGTGCAGCCTCTATCTGACGGCGAAGCTCAGCCAATCGtttctccttttcttccttttttttcagctttaaTCTGTTCAGTTCTTCCTGCAGCTGTCTTTCTTCTGCATCATCCTCCGCATTGTCACTTTTCTTCATACTGCGATCATCCGCTCCTCGAACTTGCGCACCTACCTCTCTCGATGAAATCTGTCTTTCTGGTTCCGAAGTATAATTAGGGTAGTTTTGAGCTGTATTCCGATGAGATGATACCGCttgttgctgctgtgaGTTGATTTTGGCctcttcttgaaaatgttgGGCTGACGAAGTAGATCTTAGATCGTTAATGAACGACCCAACATCGGGTTCCAAACCAGCACCTAATTCCCACTTTTCGAAATCAGCTGCTCTGTTGCTGACCGTACCACCATTTAAACTTGTGGTCAAGGACGCTGAAAGTTCTGCGATAGATCTCCGGATGTCAGCTATAATTtccagattttttgaactttctGACTTTATTTTAGCAATTTCAGCATTATATTGTGCTTCTTTAGCTTCAAAAGAGTCATTTGCAGACGAGACTTTACCTGTGAGCGCATCCATTCTGGATTTTAAGAGCGCTTTGCTTTTCGCTTTCCTCTTATCATCTTCCGTGATTTCACCATTAGGTCCACTGCCAACTAGACACGATGGATTCTTTTGTCTGAAGATTTCTATTTTGGCAGCTGAAATAGCGGAATCAACTTCGTTGATTCTATAAAACACATTAGGGAGTTTCTGCATAAATGAGTCAAATTTTGCTTTTAATTCGGATGGAACAGATGCGTTCTGTACGTCCGAAGCTCTTTCGAAAGCTCTAATCTTGCCCTTTAACACCTCAATCCGATCGAAATCGTCTGTAGAAGGAGTTAGTTTCCGTGCCCGTTGGCCACGAATCAGTTGTTTCTTCTCAGCAATTGCCTTGTATAACTGTTCACCTCTTTCCTTGTTTCTATTTATTTGCAATTTTGGGACCTCCTTGTGTTGAGTAGGCGTTGATACTGGACTTGATGAGGGGCTAAAGTTAGCAGCAGTTGTGTTGA containing:
- the IST3 gene encoding U2 snRNP complex subunit IST3 (similar to Saccharomyces cerevisiae IST3 (YIR005W); ancestral locus Anc_7.159); the protein is MNQIRAIQKINEAELQNGILKSEVSWHNEYKNQAYVFIGGLSTLLTEADILTIFSQFGVPVDIFLVRDQETGDSKGFAYLKYEDQRSTILAIDNLNGATIAGRAIKVDHAMYTPNSNYQRYREAVQQELRRDKVEVPADLRIGEQKERNADDDNDAFSDPMAGFASDK